The Nitrospinaceae bacterium genome has a segment encoding these proteins:
- a CDS encoding DedA family protein: protein MFEIIQAYLAEFTYGGIFLVLLLCGLGLPLPEDVPIIVSGYLTHLGTIKAEYALAVNFAGVLSGDMIIYSLGYWWGPRATQHRTVRAILNPRRLKKVERFFGKHGRKAVFFGRFLAGLRAPLFLAAGMMRVPVWRFFGMDFLAAALSIPVLFFAAFYFGDELDTLRKMLGTTKNIVAFIVAAGAIWFAVHYYIRRRGNNTEESAT, encoded by the coding sequence ATGTTCGAGATCATCCAAGCATACCTAGCAGAATTCACCTACGGTGGGATTTTTCTCGTTCTTTTGCTCTGCGGATTAGGGTTGCCTTTGCCGGAAGATGTTCCGATCATCGTCTCGGGGTATCTCACTCACCTTGGAACAATCAAGGCCGAGTACGCCCTGGCCGTTAATTTCGCCGGGGTGCTGTCTGGCGACATGATTATATATTCCCTCGGATACTGGTGGGGGCCGCGCGCCACGCAACATCGCACGGTAAGGGCAATACTTAACCCGAGGCGTTTAAAAAAAGTAGAGCGTTTTTTTGGCAAGCATGGTCGAAAGGCGGTATTTTTCGGTCGTTTTTTAGCCGGGCTCAGGGCCCCATTGTTTCTCGCAGCGGGGATGATGCGTGTGCCGGTCTGGCGGTTTTTCGGGATGGACTTTCTTGCTGCCGCGCTGAGTATCCCGGTTTTGTTTTTCGCCGCTTTTTATTTCGGCGACGAGTTGGACACTCTGCGGAAAATGCTGGGAACCACTAAAAATATTGTTGCGTTTATTGTGGCCGCAGGCGCTATCTGGTTCGCGGTACACTATTACATTCGGCGACGAGGAAACAACACCGAAGAGAGCGCCACATAA
- a CDS encoding VOC family protein — protein MALIKMTKDSIDLGIVVKDLDVAAKFYGETLGLPEVRDVKITAEVAKQSGCASGAFRFKAFQAGEVQLKIAQAEAGPPSGTGKVDACTGVRYFTFSVESVEEAYKSLKAAGAPMQGEVTEVVPGRFICFFSDPDGNMLECVGPK, from the coding sequence ATGGCTTTGATAAAAATGACCAAAGATTCCATCGACCTCGGAATCGTCGTGAAGGATTTGGACGTGGCGGCGAAATTTTACGGTGAAACACTCGGCCTGCCCGAGGTTCGCGACGTTAAAATTACAGCCGAGGTGGCCAAGCAGTCGGGTTGCGCCTCGGGGGCCTTTCGCTTTAAGGCGTTCCAGGCCGGTGAAGTTCAACTTAAAATTGCCCAAGCCGAGGCCGGCCCGCCCAGCGGCACCGGTAAGGTTGACGCTTGCACAGGGGTCCGCTACTTCACTTTCTCAGTGGAGAGCGTCGAGGAGGCCTACAAGTCGCTCAAAGCCGCTGGCGCTCCCATGCAGGGCGAGGTGACAGAAGTTGTACCCGGTCGATTCATCTGTTTTTTCTCTGACCCGGACGGAAACATGCTGGAATGCGTCGGACCTAAATAA
- a CDS encoding zinc-binding dehydrogenase — MKAVLLKSFGGVENLEDREWPEPEVGAGEVKIKCRTVSVNPTDYKARQGGSGGALPMLLGRDAAGVVDSVGEGVDDFSPGDEVMAYLPRFGESGGEGYAEFVKVPREFVAKKPVSLSFAQAAAVPLVSLTAYECVVMKSRIQPGECAFVAGGSGGVGTMAIQFLRHLGADPIITTAGSDESAAYIHEQLGVPEKNIVRYSGLSLDELEERIVALNGGRFPRATFDLVGKEMKKLCVRVVDYWGHFVSCAPEPGAPIDEFFHSQNGPMFTKSASFHSVFLRSPVRGGGKPYWGTFQESIEVIQGWLETGVIKPPMIEDIGPLSAENIAEAHRRLEAGHTRGKLVLTASG, encoded by the coding sequence ATGAAAGCAGTATTGCTCAAATCGTTCGGTGGCGTTGAAAACCTTGAAGACAGAGAATGGCCAGAGCCCGAGGTCGGGGCTGGCGAGGTCAAGATAAAGTGCCGAACGGTCTCGGTGAACCCGACCGATTACAAAGCGCGGCAGGGGGGAAGCGGCGGGGCATTGCCGATGCTTCTTGGGCGAGATGCCGCAGGCGTTGTCGATTCGGTGGGCGAGGGTGTTGATGATTTTTCGCCGGGTGATGAGGTGATGGCCTATCTTCCCCGTTTCGGGGAAAGCGGGGGCGAGGGTTATGCCGAATTCGTGAAAGTGCCCAGAGAATTTGTCGCGAAAAAACCAGTCAGTCTTTCGTTCGCCCAGGCGGCGGCGGTGCCCCTCGTTTCGCTAACGGCCTATGAATGTGTGGTTATGAAGTCACGCATCCAGCCGGGCGAGTGCGCTTTTGTCGCGGGTGGCTCTGGCGGGGTTGGGACAATGGCGATTCAGTTTCTCCGCCACCTCGGGGCCGACCCCATCATCACCACAGCGGGAAGCGATGAAAGCGCCGCCTATATCCACGAGCAGTTGGGGGTGCCCGAGAAAAATATTGTCCGCTATTCAGGCCTCTCGCTTGATGAGCTTGAAGAGCGCATTGTCGCGCTAAACGGCGGGCGGTTTCCCCGCGCGACGTTTGATCTTGTTGGCAAGGAGATGAAAAAACTCTGCGTGCGTGTTGTTGACTACTGGGGGCATTTTGTTTCCTGTGCCCCCGAGCCCGGCGCGCCCATCGATGAATTCTTCCATTCCCAAAACGGGCCCATGTTCACAAAATCCGCCTCGTTTCACAGCGTGTTCTTGCGCTCGCCGGTCCGGGGCGGCGGCAAGCCCTACTGGGGCACCTTCCAGGAGTCGATCGAAGTTATCCAAGGCTGGCTCGAAACCGGCGTCATCAAACCGCCCATGATAGAAGACATCGGCCCCCTGAGCGCTGAAAATATCGCTGAGGCCCACCGCCGCCTTGAGGCGGGTCACACCCGGGGCAAACTCGTTCTCACCGCCAGCGGCTAG
- a CDS encoding response regulator, whose translation MKVRFWGVRGSLAKPGPTTVRYGGNTPCVQVTMDDGTENVFDCGTGIHGLGQQMMASGVSSHKGNLIITHTHWDHIQGFPFFVPLFVPGNEWNIYGPGGMGNQLNTTLSGQMSYSYFPIHLEALGATVRFSNLGEGFFDLGRARMFVRYTNHPSLTLAYRLESGGQTFVYIPDHEPHSLHPMNAPPGAKPIHHEDRSHLKFLEGADLLIHDAMYTMDEYPSKIGWGHSPFEKVVDYAIAGRVKRLAFFHHDPMRDDRAMDRLVKKAIKYAKGAEHVPEIFAASDDMTIDLPEKAKVRKRSSVNNHPAEITSNDKYQKKKVLIVDDDRQMVRLLETTLEAEEGITFLHAYDGNEAVKVARKEHPDLILLDLELPGLHGLDVCRTLRTHKNPRINDVAIIVVTGKRFEEEDVLECFGAGATDYMTKEFATTGLRSRVRGWLMRTAYPVDRRRESRRLARGRRVDDRGRRSSDTN comes from the coding sequence ATGAAAGTTCGATTTTGGGGAGTTCGCGGGTCGCTGGCCAAGCCAGGTCCGACCACGGTTCGCTACGGCGGCAATACTCCCTGTGTCCAGGTTACGATGGACGATGGAACCGAGAATGTTTTCGATTGCGGCACCGGGATTCACGGCCTCGGTCAACAAATGATGGCCTCGGGTGTCTCTTCCCACAAGGGCAACCTCATCATAACTCACACCCACTGGGACCATATTCAAGGTTTCCCGTTCTTTGTCCCGCTTTTTGTTCCTGGAAACGAGTGGAATATCTACGGCCCAGGCGGGATGGGCAATCAGTTGAACACGACTCTTTCGGGTCAGATGTCATACAGCTATTTTCCGATTCATTTAGAGGCGCTTGGAGCGACGGTACGATTTTCTAATTTGGGTGAGGGCTTTTTCGATCTTGGCCGCGCCAGAATGTTTGTTCGCTACACAAATCATCCTTCCCTGACGCTTGCCTATCGCCTGGAGTCTGGTGGACAGACATTCGTCTACATACCCGATCACGAGCCACATTCGTTGCACCCCATGAACGCGCCGCCAGGTGCCAAGCCAATACACCATGAGGATCGTAGCCACTTGAAATTTCTCGAAGGGGCCGATCTGCTCATTCATGACGCGATGTATACGATGGATGAATACCCCTCAAAAATAGGGTGGGGCCATAGCCCGTTCGAGAAAGTGGTGGACTACGCCATAGCCGGCCGGGTCAAGCGTCTTGCGTTTTTCCACCATGACCCCATGCGCGATGACCGTGCGATGGATAGGCTGGTGAAAAAAGCCATCAAGTATGCCAAGGGCGCAGAGCATGTTCCGGAGATTTTCGCCGCCAGTGATGACATGACTATCGATCTTCCCGAAAAAGCCAAAGTTCGGAAGCGCTCTTCGGTCAATAACCACCCGGCTGAAATTACATCCAATGACAAGTACCAGAAAAAGAAGGTTCTTATTGTGGACGATGATCGCCAAATGGTTCGTTTACTTGAAACGACCCTTGAGGCCGAGGAGGGCATCACTTTTCTGCATGCGTATGACGGCAATGAAGCGGTGAAGGTGGCCCGCAAGGAGCATCCTGATCTCATATTGCTCGATCTCGAGCTGCCAGGGCTTCATGGCCTTGATGTCTGCCGCACGCTTCGCACTCACAAGAACCCCCGCATCAACGATGTGGCCATCATCGTTGTCACAGGAAAGCGTTTTGAGGAAGAGGATGTACTCGAATGCTTCGGGGCGGGCGCAACAGACTATATGACCAAGGAATTTGCCACGACCGGATTGCGCTCTCGGGTGCGCGGCTGGTTGATGCGGACTGCCTACCCCGTTGACCGTCGCCGGGAAAGTCGTCGGTTGGCCCGGGGAAGAAGGGTAGACGACCGTGGACGGAGGTCCTCAGACACGAATTAA
- a CDS encoding alpha/beta fold hydrolase: MPRIEIGDIQINYIEAGDPAADAILFIPGLIGLSKMWEFQFPHFSPRYRCISFDHRGSGESDKPKEGYTTAQIAAEALGVLDHLGIERAHVVGASTGGCILQNLSLDHKERVRLAIFTNTWTAADEYMTRLQMARRRILESYGQEAYIEVSSIWTGGPTMFRNDLEIMLELEKKQKATIADSDILTARIDMTLEHDRLAEIPNIDKKALIIAAKDDPLTPPYYAEDLNTMIKGSALHLLEFGGHNSYRRNREGWNAAVDSFLTENEKGS; the protein is encoded by the coding sequence ATGCCGCGCATCGAAATTGGTGACATCCAAATTAACTACATCGAGGCGGGCGATCCTGCTGCTGATGCCATACTTTTTATTCCCGGCCTCATCGGGCTCTCAAAAATGTGGGAATTCCAGTTTCCCCATTTCTCGCCCCGCTATCGCTGCATCAGCTTCGACCATCGTGGCTCGGGCGAGAGCGACAAGCCCAAAGAGGGCTACACGACTGCCCAGATCGCCGCCGAGGCTCTGGGTGTGCTCGACCATCTGGGCATAGAGCGGGCGCATGTCGTGGGTGCCTCGACCGGGGGCTGCATCCTCCAAAACCTATCGCTCGACCACAAAGAGCGCGTGCGCCTCGCTATTTTCACCAATACCTGGACGGCGGCGGACGAATACATGACCCGCCTTCAAATGGCGCGGCGGCGCATCCTCGAATCCTACGGTCAGGAGGCCTACATCGAGGTTAGCTCCATCTGGACCGGCGGGCCCACCATGTTCCGCAACGATCTCGAAATCATGCTGGAGCTTGAGAAAAAACAAAAAGCCACCATCGCCGACAGCGATATTTTAACCGCGCGAATCGACATGACCTTAGAGCATGATCGCCTCGCCGAAATTCCTAACATCGATAAAAAAGCGCTGATCATCGCCGCCAAGGATGACCCGCTCACGCCGCCCTATTACGCCGAGGACCTCAACACGATGATCAAGGGCTCGGCGCTTCATCTTCTTGAGTTTGGCGGCCATAATTCCTATCGCCGCAACCGAGAGGGCTGGAACGCTGCCGTCGATTCTTTTCTCACTGAGAACGAAAAAGGATCTTGA
- a CDS encoding phage Gp37/Gp68 family protein produces MGGKSSIEWTESTWNPVTGCTKISPGCKNCYAERMSIRLKAMGQRNYANGFELTPHESALELPLKWKKPQIIFVNSMSDLFQEGISVEFIQRAFKVMREANWHQYQILTKRSERLLELDPEIEWAPHIWMGVSVESKDYKYRIDHLRKTKAKIKFLSIEPLLGPLGKLNLRKINWAIVGGESGPYARPMDPKWVLNIRDQCRKTKVPFFFKQWGGKNRKKTGRVLEGRTWDQMPLKSTQLNKYAVG; encoded by the coding sequence ATGGGTGGCAAATCAAGTATTGAATGGACGGAGTCCACATGGAATCCGGTAACCGGGTGCACAAAAATAAGTCCGGGGTGTAAAAATTGCTACGCAGAAAGAATGTCCATTCGCCTCAAAGCGATGGGCCAACGGAATTATGCCAACGGATTCGAACTGACCCCCCACGAATCAGCGCTAGAACTGCCCCTGAAATGGAAGAAACCACAGATCATTTTCGTGAATTCGATGAGTGATCTCTTTCAGGAGGGTATTTCTGTTGAATTTATCCAACGCGCGTTTAAGGTAATGCGCGAGGCGAATTGGCATCAATATCAAATTTTGACTAAAAGATCTGAAAGGCTTTTGGAATTAGACCCTGAAATAGAATGGGCACCACATATCTGGATGGGAGTTAGTGTAGAAAGCAAGGATTATAAATATCGCATTGATCACCTAAGAAAAACCAAAGCAAAAATAAAATTTTTGTCTATAGAACCACTACTGGGGCCTCTCGGGAAATTAAATTTAAGGAAAATCAATTGGGCCATTGTAGGTGGAGAATCAGGACCGTACGCAAGGCCGATGGACCCTAAGTGGGTTTTAAATATTCGCGACCAATGCAGAAAAACCAAAGTCCCATTTTTCTTTAAACAATGGGGCGGAAAAAACAGGAAGAAAACTGGCCGTGTTCTTGAAGGGCGCACTTGGGATCAAATGCCCTTAAAATCCACTCAACTAAATAAATACGCTGTCGGATAA
- the tcmP gene encoding three-Cys-motif partner protein TcmP produces MALDPFFDQPTEHSKVKTRIVSKYFSAWSNVMLTATNNRENIAYIDLFSGPGEYEDGTPSTPLQILGQAIKKNALQNLLITYFNDANPENTNVLQHKIKSLPGIGSLKNAPIIDTMEVDQSTVQYFEKIHVIPALIFLDPFGYKSLSLRLVASFLKDWGCDCIFFFNYNRIRPALSNPLVTPHMDSIFGSQRSLKLQNILKELSPDEANDLIVQELYAALTEDTNANYALRYSFKNESGARNTHDIIFATKSIKGYDIMKSIMATESTSRPQGVPSFEYNPSLLPRNIHQLDLIPYFRPLDELEIKLPIFFAGQTISMIEIFKQHNIGTKYMSANYKDALNLLEQKGKIIAKPSADKRRKVLGKVTFADRTMVNFPPFEGE; encoded by the coding sequence TTGGCACTCGATCCTTTTTTTGACCAACCAACTGAGCATTCAAAAGTTAAAACCAGGATTGTGTCAAAATATTTTTCTGCTTGGTCTAACGTAATGCTGACGGCAACAAACAACAGAGAAAATATCGCATATATCGACCTTTTTTCTGGCCCTGGAGAATACGAAGATGGAACACCATCAACTCCACTTCAAATTTTAGGACAAGCTATCAAAAAAAATGCCTTACAAAATTTATTGATCACATATTTCAATGACGCAAACCCTGAAAACACTAATGTTCTCCAGCATAAAATAAAAAGCCTTCCGGGTATCGGATCATTAAAAAACGCTCCAATAATAGACACCATGGAAGTAGATCAATCAACAGTCCAATATTTTGAAAAAATTCATGTAATTCCAGCTCTTATTTTTCTTGACCCATTTGGCTACAAAAGTTTATCGCTTAGATTAGTGGCTTCATTCCTTAAGGATTGGGGTTGCGATTGTATTTTTTTCTTCAACTACAACCGAATAAGGCCTGCTCTCAGCAATCCCCTCGTCACCCCACACATGGATTCAATATTTGGATCACAAAGATCTCTTAAACTCCAAAATATCTTAAAAGAGCTCTCCCCTGACGAGGCAAACGATTTAATAGTCCAAGAGCTTTACGCGGCTCTAACAGAAGACACAAATGCAAATTATGCTTTGCGCTATTCCTTCAAAAATGAAAGCGGCGCCAGAAACACACACGACATTATTTTTGCGACAAAAAGCATAAAAGGCTACGACATTATGAAAAGTATAATGGCGACCGAAAGCACAAGCAGACCTCAAGGAGTACCATCATTCGAGTACAACCCATCTCTACTTCCTCGAAATATTCATCAACTCGATCTTATTCCTTATTTTCGCCCCTTAGATGAACTTGAGATTAAGCTTCCAATATTTTTCGCAGGCCAAACTATTTCCATGATAGAAATTTTCAAGCAACATAATATCGGAACAAAATACATGTCCGCCAACTATAAAGACGCTTTAAATTTACTCGAACAAAAGGGTAAGATAATTGCGAAGCCTTCTGCTGACAAAAGGCGCAAGGTGCTAGGAAAAGTAACTTTCGCCGATAGAACAATGGTCAACTTTCCTCCTTTTGAAGGAGAATAA
- the mqnE gene encoding aminofutalosine synthase MqnE, with amino-acid sequence MSLTMSDSYMARRLRRGPLVDIFEKVEAGERLSFEEGVRLYETPDINGVGYMANLTRERLHGDVTYYNVNSHINYSNVCVLWKACKFCAFGKKEGDKDAYAYSLEEIFKMAEGLGQGRTEFHMVGGLHPDLPFDYYLEMIHGIKEIHPHLHLKCFTSTEIRWLADHVAKMSIPETLDALVRAGLGSLTGGGAEIFAEPTRSEICKGKQSADDWLEVHRVAHGMGLRSTCTMLYGHVETDADRVDHMLRLRDLQDETGGFTAFIPLAFHPDNSQMAHIPGPGGTLDIKNYAVARLMLDNIDHIKAYWIMVGVAVAQISQRFGVADLDGTVVQEKIYHMAGAQTPQELGVADIRRIIEEMGRRPVERDTLYREVERLGDTWAVKA; translated from the coding sequence ATGAGTCTGACAATGAGCGATAGCTATATGGCCCGGCGGCTTAGGCGCGGGCCGCTGGTGGATATATTTGAAAAGGTCGAGGCGGGCGAGCGGCTCTCGTTTGAGGAAGGCGTTCGCCTTTATGAGACTCCCGACATTAATGGCGTAGGCTACATGGCAAATCTGACCCGCGAACGATTGCACGGGGACGTCACCTACTACAACGTCAACAGTCACATCAATTACTCGAACGTTTGCGTTCTCTGGAAGGCGTGCAAGTTCTGCGCGTTCGGCAAAAAAGAGGGCGACAAAGATGCCTACGCCTACTCGCTTGAAGAAATTTTCAAGATGGCCGAAGGCCTTGGCCAAGGGCGCACCGAGTTCCACATGGTGGGCGGGCTGCACCCGGACCTTCCCTTCGACTATTACCTGGAAATGATCCACGGCATCAAGGAAATTCACCCGCATCTACATCTAAAATGTTTCACCTCAACCGAGATCCGGTGGCTGGCAGATCATGTGGCAAAGATGAGCATCCCGGAAACGCTGGATGCGCTGGTTCGCGCGGGCTTAGGCTCGCTCACCGGTGGCGGCGCGGAGATTTTTGCCGAGCCGACGCGATCTGAGATTTGCAAGGGTAAGCAATCTGCCGATGATTGGCTTGAGGTGCACCGCGTCGCTCACGGGATGGGACTGCGGAGCACCTGCACCATGCTCTACGGCCATGTTGAGACCGATGCCGATCGGGTAGACCACATGCTCCGGCTTCGCGATCTTCAGGACGAAACGGGCGGGTTCACTGCGTTTATTCCGCTGGCCTTTCACCCGGACAATTCGCAGATGGCCCATATCCCCGGGCCGGGCGGAACTCTCGACATTAAAAACTATGCGGTAGCGCGGCTGATGCTCGACAACATCGATCATATCAAGGCTTACTGGATCATGGTCGGGGTGGCGGTCGCACAGATAAGCCAGCGTTTTGGCGTGGCCGATCTCGACGGCACCGTGGTGCAGGAGAAGATCTACCATATGGCTGGCGCACAAACGCCGCAGGAGCTTGGCGTCGCCGACATCCGCCGCATCATCGAAGAGATGGGCCGCCGGCCCGTAGAGCGCGACACCCTCTACCGTGAGGTGGAGCGCCTGGGAGATACATGGGCGGTCAAGGCCTGA
- a CDS encoding menaquinone biosynthesis protein codes for MGGQGLKLGTVPYLNARPLTLALEGHEKVDLRAEPPAQLLPLLESGEIDGALISTFAMFHLPGARFVPGAGIVSRGRVRSIRLFCRKPPEDLKRVGLDNWSLSAANMTRVILKRKWNAAPEFLPVDPEHPPRDDESLDAFLLIGDNALREAPGDFNVIDLGEAWDSFTGLPFVYALWVFRAGAGGPEAARLLQKALREGLARREEIVACAARELSYMDEAAARDYLTNCIRYDVGTNEEAGLSRYYEYLAEDGLAPPGWVAEQARIGA; via the coding sequence ATGGGCGGTCAAGGCCTGAAACTCGGAACAGTTCCCTACTTAAATGCAAGACCTCTCACCCTGGCGCTTGAGGGCCACGAGAAAGTTGATTTGCGCGCCGAGCCCCCGGCGCAGCTTTTGCCCCTGCTTGAGAGCGGGGAGATCGACGGTGCGCTGATTTCGACATTCGCGATGTTCCATCTGCCTGGCGCACGTTTTGTGCCCGGCGCAGGAATCGTCAGTCGGGGCCGGGTTCGAAGCATTCGCCTATTCTGCCGAAAGCCGCCAGAGGATTTGAAACGTGTTGGCCTCGACAACTGGTCGCTTTCGGCGGCAAACATGACCCGCGTTATTCTTAAGAGAAAATGGAATGCTGCGCCCGAGTTTTTGCCGGTTGACCCGGAGCACCCGCCGCGTGATGACGAATCCCTCGATGCGTTTTTGCTTATTGGTGATAATGCGCTTCGCGAGGCGCCTGGTGATTTTAATGTCATTGATCTTGGCGAGGCGTGGGATTCATTCACGGGGCTCCCCTTTGTGTATGCGCTCTGGGTTTTCCGCGCGGGTGCGGGAGGCCCGGAGGCCGCTCGACTGCTTCAAAAGGCGCTGAGAGAGGGCCTTGCCCGGCGCGAGGAGATCGTCGCCTGCGCCGCTCGCGAGCTTTCCTATATGGACGAGGCCGCAGCGCGGGATTACCTCACGAACTGTATCCGCTATGATGTAGGTACAAACGAGGAAGCGGGTCTTAGCCGCTATTATGAATACCTCGCCGAGGATGGCCTCGCGCCCCCCGGTTGGGTGGCGGAGCAGGCCAGGATTGGAGCCTAA